A window of the Oligoflexus sp. genome harbors these coding sequences:
- a CDS encoding MBL fold metallo-hydrolase has translation MSLIENKKIAPGLYWVSVPSRKVFLQAGCPADSVKHLIKHGVIRNQAGSGALHETGPNCLLLSDLGIQNGQFANLAEFTMLQMFYRQGMLIPNHPGYSKDKPIMIGNSEQIKAQLDYVFRGNYGLIDENELIEAGMPKEQAQEMMRLKLKFAFGRIQATHDLIDCRQLGDDVLDLNGVLIKRTGINKFRISVDQEFIDIDLNLAAHEAYQPTYKLNFQRFAPEFFSVIHSGEGDGWDIHRPAMASIICYGPDVYLIDAGPHITHTLRALGLSLNSIRGIFQTHGHDDHFAGLTELMLGDRKLEYYSTSVVRHSVNKKMQALLSVKFPVLERFFTIHDLAPEEWNNIDGLEVQPSYSPHPVETNTFQFRTVTENGHRTYHHLADICSFSVLQRMIEPDQQKPGISLQYFQKIKDLYLQPADLKKIDIGGGMIHGHAEDFQGDRSKKIILAHTADELSPSQLSIGTRALFGQIDHLVKSHIDNRHEVAARSLHHYFPTVPFSSFYELLNQPIESLEPGSALVRQAGHAQDIFLVLSGIVAAPKSEVPFGLEYVAGYLVGDDPDCPLHQLISKSFAEILRIPRRIFDSFLERYNLKESFSKNISRRRMLQSSDLFQSIKWSPLLNKIAKSVYEIQIKDQQIISHFTGHFVFILESGHLSLFREGYAEELRPGQFCYEDNVITDHAPLELQLKALENSRGYLIPHVVLKDIPAVEWKLLETYKRRSQAIQKAPVLHKNAS, from the coding sequence ATGAGCTTGATAGAGAACAAAAAAATTGCTCCGGGGCTTTACTGGGTGTCGGTTCCCAGCAGGAAGGTCTTCCTTCAGGCGGGCTGTCCGGCCGATAGCGTCAAGCACCTGATCAAGCACGGCGTGATTCGCAACCAGGCGGGTAGCGGGGCGCTGCATGAAACAGGTCCGAACTGCCTGCTCCTCTCGGACCTTGGCATCCAGAATGGACAGTTTGCCAACCTTGCTGAATTCACCATGCTGCAGATGTTCTATCGTCAGGGCATGCTGATCCCGAATCATCCAGGCTATTCCAAAGACAAGCCGATCATGATCGGCAACTCCGAGCAGATCAAAGCCCAGCTCGATTATGTCTTCCGCGGCAACTATGGACTCATCGACGAGAATGAACTCATCGAAGCCGGAATGCCGAAGGAACAGGCGCAGGAAATGATGCGTCTGAAGCTGAAGTTCGCCTTTGGCAGGATTCAGGCGACGCATGATCTGATCGACTGCCGGCAGCTGGGTGATGACGTCCTTGATCTGAACGGCGTTCTGATCAAACGAACCGGCATCAATAAATTCCGCATCAGCGTGGATCAGGAATTCATCGACATCGATCTGAATCTGGCGGCGCATGAAGCCTACCAGCCGACTTATAAATTGAATTTCCAGCGCTTCGCACCGGAGTTCTTCTCGGTGATCCACAGCGGTGAAGGCGACGGCTGGGACATCCATCGACCGGCGATGGCCAGTATCATCTGCTATGGCCCTGACGTGTACCTGATCGATGCCGGACCGCACATCACGCATACGCTCCGCGCTCTGGGGCTCAGCTTGAATTCCATCCGCGGGATTTTCCAAACCCACGGACACGATGATCACTTCGCGGGTCTGACCGAACTGATGCTGGGCGATCGGAAGCTTGAATACTATTCGACCAGCGTCGTGCGTCACTCGGTGAACAAGAAGATGCAGGCTCTGCTTTCGGTTAAATTCCCGGTTCTGGAGCGGTTTTTCACCATCCACGATCTGGCGCCCGAGGAATGGAATAACATCGACGGTCTGGAAGTCCAGCCCAGCTATTCTCCGCATCCTGTGGAGACCAATACTTTCCAGTTCCGCACGGTGACGGAAAACGGTCATCGCACCTATCATCACCTCGCGGATATCTGCTCGTTCTCCGTCCTTCAGCGGATGATAGAACCGGATCAGCAGAAGCCGGGCATCTCGCTGCAGTACTTCCAGAAGATCAAGGATCTTTATCTGCAGCCGGCCGACCTGAAGAAGATCGACATCGGTGGCGGGATGATCCACGGTCATGCCGAGGACTTCCAGGGCGACCGCAGCAAGAAAATCATTCTGGCCCATACCGCCGACGAACTGAGCCCCAGTCAACTCTCGATCGGAACCCGGGCTCTTTTTGGCCAAATAGATCACCTTGTGAAGAGCCACATTGATAACCGTCATGAAGTAGCGGCGCGTTCGCTGCATCACTACTTCCCCACGGTGCCTTTCAGCTCGTTCTATGAACTTTTGAATCAACCTATTGAATCTTTGGAACCAGGCTCCGCCCTTGTTCGCCAGGCCGGGCATGCGCAGGATATTTTCCTGGTGCTGAGCGGTATCGTGGCGGCTCCCAAGAGCGAAGTGCCCTTTGGCCTGGAATATGTCGCAGGCTATCTCGTCGGTGATGATCCCGACTGTCCTTTGCATCAGCTGATTTCCAAGAGCTTCGCGGAAATCCTGCGCATACCGCGCCGGATCTTCGATTCGTTCCTGGAACGCTATAATCTGAAGGAAAGCTTCAGCAAGAACATCAGCCGTCGCCGCATGCTCCAGAGCAGCGATCTCTTCCAGTCGATCAAGTGGTCGCCGCTGCTGAACAAGATCGCGAAATCGGTCTATGAAATCCAGATCAAAGACCAGCAGATCATCTCGCACTTCACAGGTCACTTCGTCTTTATCCTGGAAAGCGGTCACCTCTCGCTCTTCCGTGAAGGCTATGCCGAGGAATTGAGACCGGGCCAGTTCTGCTATGAAGACAACGTCATCACCGATCACGCCCCACTGGAACTGCAGCTCAAAGCGCTGGAGAACAGCCGTGGCTACCTGATTCCGCATGTGGTGCTCAAGGATATTCCGGCGGTGGAATGGAAACTCCTGGAAACCTACAAGCGCCGGTCCCAGGCCATTCAGAAGGCGCCCGTTCTTCATAAGAATGCGTCGTAA
- a CDS encoding response regulator: protein MSPFQSQLLLIVMSLGLSGPAYADAGGTSPLWPWLSLALALLLGATIFFCFWLQKQITKLQRQVLAKAAETEAAQKHLDEALAEDRFRTTFFHSSSHELRTPLNGIIGFLQLMFQGQYGPLPASGRTQISKCIMLAESLKHQITTILDLADGRRGKLQLQNSRIHLNQLVLEVETMAEGLRLRYPDCHFEIRKLWMNDDGIFIHDNARLLMILRNLIGNAFKFGKAQERNHVVLAISKRGRALTLEVSDQGVGLGSEQISRIFDDQAFLSDASSLGLPMVRMLLRLMQGEMKISSEPGVGSKFTVVIPEQSEVHLESTAREYLPLTGPADPEDRSFTPVQEDPPSHNLMKMDGYAAHILVVDDNEINCEIIQEILMPQGYRVSLAYGGREALTRMRSDRPDLVLLDLAMPEFSGEQVMQEKQLDSSLADIPVILITARASEQDRIHGLDLGADDYLTKPIIQQELVLRVRNLLSRQRLTKRIALMEEREKLAQLGELITDLSREIRAIWAERNGTDAGRILCQEALAALPDAERLGPHWAEVFLSGQDSAEDVDLDALPLPKTDGESLALLRSFRLLLAPALLSADEKSRIWKGLQDLARPQLVLFSRVTALATTHMHLMEQSQKSRLLMDGILEFQQRLGPQKLCRLDQTLAKTANLLGPRLRLAGVRLTMDLPPENLMIHPADLMQVGISLITMLCQRLEMLLDQDKWLNITAEVLEDLLLIRLTCGGPKLTEAQALRLFDPVAEGSEGHGHSGLHVARRIVLRTPGRLDFNLSGTATCFELELPKALPGIY from the coding sequence ATGAGCCCTTTTCAAAGCCAGCTGCTGCTCATCGTGATGAGCCTTGGTCTGAGTGGCCCCGCCTATGCTGATGCTGGCGGGACGTCCCCCCTTTGGCCCTGGCTCAGTCTTGCCCTCGCTTTGCTGCTCGGCGCCACGATATTCTTTTGCTTTTGGCTGCAAAAACAAATCACGAAGCTGCAGCGTCAGGTTCTGGCGAAGGCCGCGGAAACCGAAGCGGCGCAAAAGCACCTGGACGAAGCCCTTGCCGAGGACCGTTTCCGCACCACCTTTTTTCACAGCAGTTCCCATGAGTTACGGACTCCGCTGAACGGCATCATCGGCTTTCTGCAGCTGATGTTCCAGGGTCAATACGGGCCCTTGCCTGCGAGCGGACGCACCCAGATCAGTAAATGCATCATGCTCGCCGAATCCTTGAAGCATCAGATCACCACCATCCTCGACCTTGCGGACGGTCGCCGCGGCAAGCTTCAGCTGCAGAATTCCCGGATTCATCTGAACCAGCTCGTGCTCGAAGTCGAAACCATGGCCGAAGGCCTGCGCCTTCGCTATCCGGATTGTCATTTTGAAATCAGAAAACTCTGGATGAATGACGACGGTATTTTCATTCACGATAACGCCAGGCTTTTGATGATACTCAGAAACCTGATCGGCAATGCCTTCAAGTTCGGCAAGGCGCAGGAGCGCAATCACGTCGTGCTCGCCATCAGTAAACGCGGCCGCGCATTAACGCTGGAAGTCAGTGATCAGGGCGTCGGCCTCGGTTCCGAACAGATCAGCCGCATTTTCGATGATCAGGCTTTTTTAAGCGATGCGAGCAGTCTTGGGCTTCCCATGGTGCGCATGCTGCTGCGGCTGATGCAGGGTGAAATGAAGATCAGTTCCGAACCTGGGGTCGGCAGTAAATTCACCGTGGTGATTCCCGAGCAAAGCGAAGTGCACCTCGAAAGCACCGCCCGTGAGTATCTGCCGCTGACCGGACCCGCTGATCCTGAGGACAGAAGTTTCACGCCCGTTCAGGAGGATCCGCCCAGCCATAATCTGATGAAGATGGATGGCTATGCCGCGCATATCCTCGTGGTCGATGACAATGAAATCAACTGCGAGATCATTCAGGAGATCCTGATGCCTCAGGGCTATCGCGTAAGCCTCGCCTACGGCGGACGCGAGGCCTTGACCCGCATGCGTTCCGATCGACCGGACCTCGTTCTGCTCGATCTGGCGATGCCGGAATTTTCCGGTGAGCAGGTGATGCAGGAAAAACAGCTCGACAGCAGCCTTGCCGATATTCCGGTGATATTGATCACGGCCCGCGCGTCCGAACAGGATCGCATCCATGGCCTTGACCTCGGCGCCGATGATTATCTGACCAAACCCATCATCCAGCAGGAACTCGTTCTGCGCGTCAGAAACCTTTTGAGCCGTCAGCGTTTGACCAAGCGCATCGCCCTTATGGAAGAACGCGAGAAGCTCGCGCAGCTCGGGGAATTGATCACCGATTTAAGCCGGGAAATACGTGCGATCTGGGCCGAGCGCAATGGCACCGATGCCGGACGCATCCTTTGTCAGGAGGCGCTGGCAGCCCTGCCGGATGCCGAGCGCTTGGGACCGCATTGGGCCGAGGTCTTTTTAAGTGGGCAGGACAGTGCTGAAGACGTTGACCTCGACGCTTTGCCGCTGCCTAAAACCGATGGGGAAAGCCTGGCGCTTTTAAGGAGCTTCCGTCTTCTGCTGGCTCCCGCGCTTTTATCCGCAGACGAGAAAAGCCGGATCTGGAAAGGACTCCAGGATCTCGCCCGGCCGCAGCTTGTGCTTTTTTCCCGCGTCACCGCTCTGGCGACCACGCACATGCACCTGATGGAACAGTCGCAGAAATCACGCCTTTTGATGGACGGAATACTCGAATTCCAGCAGCGCCTCGGGCCGCAGAAACTCTGCCGCCTCGACCAGACCCTGGCCAAGACCGCGAATCTTCTGGGTCCGCGGCTGCGTCTGGCCGGCGTCCGACTCACCATGGATCTGCCGCCGGAAAACCTGATGATTCATCCTGCGGACCTTATGCAGGTCGGCATCAGTTTGATCACCATGCTCTGCCAAAGGCTTGAGATGCTTTTGGATCAGGATAAGTGGCTGAATATAACAGCCGAGGTGCTGGAGGACCTGCTTCTGATTCGACTGACCTGCGGCGGGCCGAAGCTGACCGAAGCCCAGGCTCTGCGGCTCTTCGATCCGGTCGCCGAGGGATCGGAAGGTCATGGGCACAGCGGCCTGCATGTGGCGCGAAGAATTGTTCTGCGGACGCCGGGTCGATTGGATTTTAATCTATCGGGAACCGCCACCTGCTTTGAGCTTGAATTGCCTAAGGCTTTGCCGGGAATTTATTGA
- the serS gene encoding serine--tRNA ligase gives MLDIKFIRENPDKVRKAIQDKRMGVDLDRLLSMDEHLRKKQVEMEQLQADRNRISKAIASATPAERDGLKAQVAGIKPRLETLENEVRELSGEFEQLMLLVPAPARDDVPLGKDDTENVEVKRWGEVPKFDFKTKDHVEIGEALDLFDVERGVKLAGSRSYVLRGLGAQLEAAILRLTVDHLNKKGYTQLAVPVLVKEEAMVGTGYFPVGREQAYLVERDEMVLVGTAEVSLTSYHSGEILKDEQLPLRYFAQSTCFRREAGTYGKDARGLYRVHQFQKVEQVVIGHADTAESDQLHSEILGNAEAILQSLELPYRVVYVCTGDLGQGQVRKHDIETWMPSRNAYGETHSCSTFYDFQARRLKLRYKDKNGQNLHAYTLNNTAIATPRVLIPFLENHQTADGKVRIPKALQPYLGGRTTLG, from the coding sequence ATGCTCGACATCAAATTCATTCGTGAAAATCCCGACAAAGTACGCAAGGCCATTCAAGATAAACGCATGGGTGTTGACCTCGATCGACTCCTGTCGATGGACGAACACCTGCGGAAAAAACAAGTCGAGATGGAGCAGCTTCAGGCCGACCGGAATCGCATCTCCAAAGCCATTGCCAGCGCGACGCCTGCCGAGCGTGATGGTCTGAAGGCCCAGGTGGCCGGTATCAAACCCCGCCTGGAAACCCTGGAAAATGAAGTGCGCGAGCTGAGCGGGGAATTCGAACAGCTGATGCTGCTCGTGCCGGCCCCGGCCCGTGACGATGTTCCACTGGGCAAGGACGATACGGAAAACGTCGAAGTGAAACGCTGGGGCGAGGTTCCCAAATTCGATTTCAAAACCAAAGACCATGTCGAGATCGGTGAGGCGCTCGATCTTTTCGATGTGGAACGCGGCGTGAAACTCGCCGGCAGCCGTTCCTACGTTCTGCGGGGACTCGGCGCGCAGCTTGAAGCCGCGATTCTGCGCCTGACCGTCGATCATTTAAACAAGAAGGGTTATACCCAGCTCGCCGTGCCTGTCCTGGTCAAGGAAGAGGCCATGGTCGGCACCGGATACTTCCCGGTGGGTCGTGAGCAGGCCTACCTGGTCGAGCGCGATGAGATGGTGCTCGTCGGCACGGCCGAGGTTTCGTTGACCTCGTATCATTCGGGCGAAATTTTGAAAGACGAGCAGCTGCCGCTTCGTTATTTCGCGCAGAGCACCTGCTTCCGTCGCGAAGCCGGAACCTATGGTAAAGACGCGCGCGGCCTTTATCGCGTGCATCAGTTCCAAAAAGTCGAGCAGGTGGTCATCGGTCATGCGGATACTGCGGAATCGGATCAGCTGCATAGCGAGATCCTGGGTAATGCCGAAGCCATCCTGCAGTCTTTGGAACTTCCCTATCGCGTGGTCTACGTCTGTACGGGCGACCTGGGTCAGGGCCAGGTGCGGAAGCACGACATCGAAACCTGGATGCCCTCGCGCAATGCCTATGGCGAAACCCATAGCTGTTCGACTTTCTACGACTTCCAGGCTCGCCGATTGAAGCTGCGCTACAAGGATAAGAACGGCCAGAATCTTCATGCCTACACCTTGAATAACACCGCGATCGCGACCCCGCGCGTTCTGATCCCCTTCCTGGAAAATCACCAAACAGCGGATGGAAAGGTACGCATTCCAAAGGCTTTGCAGCCGTATCTCGGCGGCCGGACCACCCTCGGCTGA
- the dusB gene encoding tRNA dihydrouridine synthase DusB: MNKLNPFEALGLPRDPLLLAPLAGVSDHPFRRSCAAQGADLTYVEMISATALLYESRRTYDMLKRHSSESILGVQITAASADDMGRAVEILAQHNFETIDINMGCPVKKVVKTGCGSAILRDPERVFQTVKAACNATDKPISAKIRLGWDHQSINGMEVAQAAEAGGAAWVTVHGRTRADDYGMPVNLDGIRQIKAALKVPVIGNGNLFQHEDVAHMKAVTGVDGVMISRGALGNPWLFKEIRTSDKTVSIDEWEATVLRHLAWQQEEYGDQPGAAVCMRKHLLWYAKGWQGVKPFREAVNEAGSLSGAGDLVKRFADQLRKSQYLVRAPIVQNEAGHRFAWDPKYEMDRKLDRGVGDDGLETLAVQEELSF; the protein is encoded by the coding sequence ATGAATAAGTTAAATCCTTTTGAAGCCTTGGGCCTGCCCCGGGATCCCCTGCTGCTGGCCCCTTTGGCTGGAGTCTCGGATCATCCTTTTCGGCGAAGCTGTGCCGCTCAAGGTGCGGATCTGACTTACGTTGAAATGATCTCGGCGACCGCTCTGCTTTACGAAAGCCGACGTACCTATGACATGCTAAAGCGTCATAGCTCGGAGTCCATACTTGGCGTGCAGATCACAGCCGCATCTGCGGATGATATGGGCCGTGCGGTGGAAATCCTGGCCCAGCATAATTTTGAAACGATCGACATCAATATGGGCTGTCCTGTGAAAAAGGTCGTGAAGACCGGCTGCGGCTCGGCGATCCTGCGCGATCCCGAGCGGGTGTTTCAAACCGTGAAGGCCGCCTGCAACGCCACAGATAAACCCATATCGGCGAAGATTCGTTTGGGCTGGGATCATCAATCCATCAATGGCATGGAAGTCGCGCAGGCGGCGGAAGCCGGCGGGGCTGCGTGGGTGACCGTTCATGGTCGCACCCGCGCCGATGATTATGGAATGCCGGTGAATCTGGACGGCATTCGGCAGATCAAGGCGGCTTTGAAAGTTCCCGTCATTGGCAACGGCAATCTCTTTCAACACGAAGATGTCGCGCATATGAAAGCTGTTACGGGTGTCGATGGCGTGATGATCAGCCGCGGGGCCTTGGGCAATCCCTGGCTCTTCAAGGAAATACGGACCAGCGATAAGACGGTCAGTATTGATGAATGGGAAGCGACCGTGCTGCGGCACCTCGCCTGGCAGCAGGAGGAATACGGCGATCAGCCCGGCGCAGCGGTCTGCATGCGCAAGCACCTTCTTTGGTATGCCAAGGGCTGGCAGGGCGTGAAGCCTTTCCGCGAAGCCGTGAACGAAGCCGGCAGTCTGAGCGGGGCAGGGGACCTTGTGAAACGTTTCGCCGATCAGCTGCGGAAAAGTCAGTACCTCGTCCGCGCGCCTATCGTTCAGAACGAAGCCGGTCACCGCTTCGCCTGGGATCCCAAGTATGAAATGGATAGAAAGCTCGATCGCGGCGTTGGGGACGACGGGCTGGAAACCCTTGCAGTGCAAGAGGAACTGTCCTTTTAA